The Streptomyces venezuelae genomic interval GCGGGGCGATCCGCGGCCGTCTCGCGGAGCTGTACACGCAGGAGCTGGCCGAGAAGGTCCGCATCCAGTACGGCGGCTCGGTCAAGGCCGGCAACGTCGCCGCGATCATGGCGCAGCCGGATGTCGACGGCGCTCTGGTGGGCGGCGCGGCGCTGGACGCCGACGAGTTCGTCAAGATCGTGCGCTTCCGCGACCAGTGACCTCACCGGTGAGTATGCGGTAGCGGAGTTACGTCGTACCCTTGCGGGGGTCGGGCAGGTGCCCGGCCCCCGTCCGTATAAGTCCGAGGAAGTTGGTCCAGCCGTGGTTATGGGGTTCTCGATCGCCCTGATCGTCTTCAGCGCGCTGCTGATGCTGCTCGTGCTGATGCACAAGGGGAAGGGCGGCGGCCTCTCCGACATGTTCGGTGGCGGCATGCAGTCGTCCGTCGGTGGCTCCTCGGTCGCCGAGCGCAACCTTGACCGGATCACGGTTGTGGTCGGTCTGCTCTGGTTCGCCTGCATTGTGGTACTTGGCCTTCTGATGAAGTTGGACGGGTAACTCCAATCACTGGACGCGCGTTGGGCCTTACGTAGACTGGGGCATCTTCGAGCACCATCACGCAGGGAGTTACGACCGTGGCAAGTGGCAACGCGATCCGGGGAAGCCGGGTCGGAGCGGGGCCGATGGGCGAGGCCGAGCGGGGCGAATCGGCGCCGCGCGCCCGCATCTCCTTCTGGTGCTCGAACGGGCACGAGACGCAGCCGAGCTTCGCCAGCGACGCGGCGATCCCGGAGACCTGGGACTGCCCACGGTGCGGCTTCCCGGCAGGTCAGGACCGGGACAACCCGCCGGACCCGCCGCGCACCGAGCCGTACAAGACTCATCTCGCCTATGTGCGGGAGCGGCGCAGCGACGCGGACGGCGAGGCGATCCTCGCCGAGGCGCTGGCCAAACTGCGCGGCGAGATCTGAGCGTGGTGTGACGATGTGACGAACGGGCCTTGTCCGCGAACCGAGTTCGCGGACAAGGCCCGTTCCGTCGTCCCCGGGCCGCCGGCATTCTCGCCCGCCGCGTCGCCGAGCGGACCGGACCGGACCTGACGGATACGCGCCGTGGCCCTCGCCGGGGCGTGCGGACCACTTCGTGCTCGCCATAGCGTCGTCGGCCCCTCTGATCAATTAGGTTGGAGGGGCAGCGGGGCAGACATACGAGAAGAAGTGGGCGATGTCCGAGATGAACAACGAAGGCCGCACCAGGCTGAACCGGCTGCCCGAGTGGGCCGCCCTCGGCAAGCACCGTGAGCAGCTGGGCGACACCCACCTGCGCGAGCTCTTCGCCGCGGACCCGGCCCGCGGCACCGACCACACCCTGCGGGTCGGCGACCTCCACCTGGACTACTCCAAGCACCTCGTCACCGACGAGACGCTGACCCTGCTGCGCGAACTCGCCGCCGCCACCGGCGTGGCCGAGCTGCGCGACGCCATGTTCCGCGGCGAGAAGATCAACACCACCGAGGACCGCGCGGTCCTCCACACCGCGCTGCGCGCCCCGCGAGAGGCCGTGATCGAGGTCGACGGGGAGAACGTCGTCCCCGGTGTCCACGCCGTCCTCGACAAGATGGCCGCCTTCTCCGACAAGGTCCGGGCGGGCGAGTGGACCGGCCACACCGGCAAGCCCGTCAAGAACATCGTGAACATCGGCATCGGCGGCTCCGACCTCGGCCCCGCCATGGCCTACGAGGTCCTGCGCTCCTTCACCCAGAGGGACCTGACGCTGCGTTTCGTCTCCAACGTCGACGGCGCCGACCTCCACGAGGCCGTCCGCGACCTCGACCCGGCCGAGACCCTCTTCATCGTCGCCTCGAAGACCTTCACCACCATCGAGACGATCACCAACGCCACCTCCGCCCGCGACTGGCTCCTGGCCGGTCTCGGAGCCGGCCAGGAGGCCGTCGCCAAGCACTTCGTGGCCCTCTCGACCAACGCCGAGAAGGTCGAGCAGTTCGGCATCGACACCACGAACATGTTCGAGTTCTGGGACTGGGTCGGCGGCCGCTACTCCTACGACTCGGCCATCGGCCTCTCCCTGATGATCGCCATCGGCCCCGAGCGCTTCCGCGAGATGCTCGACGGCTTCCACCTCGTCGACGAGCACTTCCGCACCGCCCCGCCCGAGGAGAACGCGCCGCTGCTGCTCGGCCTCCTCGGCGTCTGGTACGGCGCGTTCTTCGACGCCCAGTCCCACGCCGTACTGCCGTACTCCCACTACCTGTCCAAGTTCACCGCCTACCTCCAGCAGCTCGACATGGAGTCCAACGGCAAGTCCGTGGACCGCGAGGGCAACCCGGTCGACTGGCAGACCGGCCCCGTCGTCTGGGGCACCCCCGGCACCAACGGGCAGCACGCCTACTACCAGTTGATCCACCAGGGCACCAAGGTCATCCCGGCCGACTTCATCGGCTTCGCCCGGCCCGTCGCCGACCTGCTTCCCGGCCT includes:
- the pgi gene encoding glucose-6-phosphate isomerase, translated to MNNEGRTRLNRLPEWAALGKHREQLGDTHLRELFAADPARGTDHTLRVGDLHLDYSKHLVTDETLTLLRELAAATGVAELRDAMFRGEKINTTEDRAVLHTALRAPREAVIEVDGENVVPGVHAVLDKMAAFSDKVRAGEWTGHTGKPVKNIVNIGIGGSDLGPAMAYEVLRSFTQRDLTLRFVSNVDGADLHEAVRDLDPAETLFIVASKTFTTIETITNATSARDWLLAGLGAGQEAVAKHFVALSTNAEKVEQFGIDTTNMFEFWDWVGGRYSYDSAIGLSLMIAIGPERFREMLDGFHLVDEHFRTAPPEENAPLLLGLLGVWYGAFFDAQSHAVLPYSHYLSKFTAYLQQLDMESNGKSVDREGNPVDWQTGPVVWGTPGTNGQHAYYQLIHQGTKVIPADFIGFARPVADLLPGLVAQHDLLMANFFAQTQALAFGKTPEEVRAEGVPEELVPHKTFQGNHPTTTILADALTPSVLGQLIALYEHKVFVQGAIWNIDSFDQWGVELGKVLAKKIEPVLTGADGVRGGEQLDSSTAGLVSAYRALRDRG
- the secG gene encoding preprotein translocase subunit SecG, whose amino-acid sequence is MGFSIALIVFSALLMLLVLMHKGKGGGLSDMFGGGMQSSVGGSSVAERNLDRITVVVGLLWFACIVVLGLLMKLDG
- a CDS encoding RNA polymerase-binding protein RbpA, yielding MASGNAIRGSRVGAGPMGEAERGESAPRARISFWCSNGHETQPSFASDAAIPETWDCPRCGFPAGQDRDNPPDPPRTEPYKTHLAYVRERRSDADGEAILAEALAKLRGEI